One part of the Arabidopsis thaliana chromosome 1 sequence genome encodes these proteins:
- a CDS encoding Nucleic acid-binding, OB-fold-like protein (Nucleic acid-binding, OB-fold-like protein; CONTAINS InterPro DOMAIN/s: Nucleic acid-binding, OB-fold-like (InterPro:IPR016027), Nucleic acid-binding, OB-fold (InterPro:IPR012340), Protein of unknown function DUF223 (InterPro:IPR003871), Replication factor A, C-terminal (InterPro:IPR013955); BEST Arabidopsis thaliana protein match is: Nucleic acid-binding, OB-fold-like protein (TAIR:AT2G05642.1); Has 1159 Blast hits to 1070 proteins in 178 species: Archae - 0; Bacteria - 0; Metazoa - 99; Fungi - 144; Plants - 865; Viruses - 0; Other Eukaryotes - 51 (source: NCBI BLink).) gives MDEVNPYTAIKNLKPFKTSWCIQVKILHAWNHYTKGSGMSYEMMLADEDGNKIQAGIKKEHLLKLQRYVKIGHWTIIEEFSVTKASGLYRSTTHPYRINIQSSTRFSNSPTISDEIWLDLVNFNDVLSGTLDQNKLVNVIGQLVNVGEIQLLDVQGKPTKKIDFQLRDTDDNRLPCSLWGKFADQIHKVSKESVGGIVICLIRWAKLGHYKEIRSISNAFDASEVFINPILTEVEEFKNLLPSDGLALTIMEPKPRFQPLRVREERSKQFERKTIAELKASFEVEKVKIICSILSIDLDYSWYYYAHIKCNKKVFKSKKTLSSGAKKIIYRCDKCATDVTSIEARYWLHLDIMDNTGESKLMLFDSFVEPIIGCPATELLDVTNEQIDEPQPLPDVVKNIIGKTYQFLVCVEQDNISRGNDEYKVAEVLTSQNINQALPINDSVNPVDHSSISSNDQVLMLTNNSEKEDNSQTLSRTPLSKRKEIVDDGSDQSSTSKKQCTKDSDETVTDVTVIDVDNPNDWHEPKFFHKLEEAAQGNLKEVKHEREKIVLKNIKVEKIDGKNAPK, from the exons atggaTGAAGTGAATCCATACACAGCTATCAAAAACTTGAAACCGTTCAAAACCTCTTGGTGTATTCAAGTTAAAATTCTTCATGCGTGGAATCATTATACCAAAGGTTCTGGGATGTCTTATGAAATGATGTTAGCAGATGAGGAT GGAAATAAAATTCAAGCAGGAATAAAAAAGGAACATCTACTCAAACTACAGAGGTATGTGAAGATAGGACACTGGACAATCATCGAGGAATTTTCAGTGACTAAGGCGTCGGGACTATATCGATCAACAACTCATCCATACAGAATAAATATCCAGAGCTCTACTCGATTCTCCAACTCGCCAACAATTTCAGACGAGATTTGGCTTGATTTGGTGAATTTTAATGATGTGCTAAGTGGAACTTTAGATCAAAACAAGCTGGTTA ATGTAATTGGTCAGCTTGTGAATGTTGGAGAAATCCAACTCTTGGATGTACAAGGCAAACCTACCAAGAAGATTGATTTCCAATTAAGAGACACTGA CGATAACCGTCTACCATGCTCTCTATGGGGAAAATTTGCTGATCAAATCCACAAAGTTTCAAAGGAGTCTGTTGGTGGGATCGTGATTTGTTTAATCAGATGGGCCAAGCTGGGTCATTACAAAG aaataaGGAGTATTTCTAATGCTTTTGACGCTTCTGAAGTTTTCATAAATCCTATCTTGACAGAGGTTGAAGAATTTAAGAACTT ACTTCCATCTGATGGGCTTGCCTTGACAATCATGGAACCTAAACCAAGATTTCAGCCTCTCAGGGTGCGTGAAGAGAGATCTAAACAATTTGAGAGGAAGACTATTGCAGAGCTTAAGGCATCGTTTGAG gttgaaaaagtcaaaataatttgttccATTTTGTCCATTGACTTGGACTATTCCTGGTATTATTATGCTCAtatcaaatgtaacaaaaaggttttcaaaagcaaaaaaaccCTAAGCTCTGGTGCCAAGAAGATAATATACAGGTGTGATAAATGCGCTACTGATGTAACCAGCATTGAAGCGAG GTATTGGCTCCACTTAGACATTATGGATAACACAGGTGAAAGCAAACTAATGTTGTTTGATAGTTTTGTCGAGCCAATCATCGGGTGTCCTGCTACTGAACTTTTGGATGTCACAAATGAACag ATTGATGAACCCCAACCATTGCCCGATGTTGTTAAGAACATCATTGGGAAAACATACCAATTTCTGGTATGCGTAGAGCAAGATAACATCTCTAGAGGGAATGATGAATACAAAGTCGCTGAGGTTTTAACAAGTCAGAACATCAATCAAGCTTTACCTATTAATGATTCTGTAAACCCTGTGGATCATTCTTCAATCAGTTCCAATGACCAG GTGTTAATGTTGACTAATAATTCTGAGAAGGAGGACAACTCTCAGACATTGAGCCGTACCCCATTATCAAAGAGGAAAGAAATTGTTGACGACGGATCTGATCAGTCATCCACAAGCAAAAAGCAATGTACTAAAGATAGTGATGAAACTGTCACAGATGTAACAGTCATTGATGTAGACAATCCTAATGATTGGCATGAGCCTAAGTTCTTTCATAAACTTGAAGAGGCAGCGCAAGGAAACCTCAAAGAAGTTAAACATGAACGAGAGAAGATTGTTCTGAAGAACATTAAAGTTGAGAAGATTGATGGGAAAAACGCTCCAAAGTGA